In a genomic window of Mycolicibacterium neoaurum VKM Ac-1815D:
- a CDS encoding uracil-DNA glycosylase: MPHPRTGQPFCSPVPPGSGWPGDPAKRTTPVARAAADVEVLAAGARSLPVLDAEVSVCRACPRLVTWREDVAVQKRRAFADQPYWGRPIPGWGTRRPRVLIVGLAPAAHGANRTGRVFTGDRSGDQLFAALFRAGLVSAGVSVDAADGLSTEAVRIVAPVRCAPPANKPTPEERTTCAPWLTAEWQRVRPSVRVVVALGGFAWQVAAGLVADELAAGPKPVFGHGAQVRLTSGAVLLGCYHPSQQNMFTGRLTPAMLDDVFTTAARIAGKETGPRRR, translated from the coding sequence CGCGCACCGGGCAACCGTTCTGTTCGCCGGTGCCTCCGGGCTCTGGCTGGCCGGGTGATCCCGCCAAGCGGACCACTCCGGTGGCGCGTGCCGCCGCCGATGTCGAGGTGCTGGCCGCCGGTGCCCGCTCGCTGCCCGTCCTGGACGCCGAGGTGAGTGTCTGTCGGGCATGTCCACGGCTGGTGACCTGGCGTGAGGACGTCGCCGTGCAGAAGCGCCGCGCGTTCGCCGACCAGCCGTACTGGGGCAGGCCCATCCCCGGCTGGGGTACGCGCCGGCCGCGGGTGCTGATCGTCGGATTGGCACCGGCCGCGCACGGCGCCAATCGCACCGGCCGGGTCTTCACCGGGGACCGCTCCGGTGATCAGCTTTTCGCGGCGCTGTTCCGGGCCGGACTGGTCAGCGCCGGGGTCAGCGTCGACGCCGCCGACGGGCTGAGCACCGAGGCGGTGCGGATCGTCGCGCCGGTGCGGTGCGCGCCACCGGCCAACAAGCCGACCCCGGAGGAGCGGACCACCTGTGCGCCGTGGCTCACCGCGGAGTGGCAGCGGGTCAGACCATCGGTGCGGGTGGTGGTGGCCCTCGGCGGATTCGCCTGGCAGGTGGCGGCCGGACTGGTGGCCGACGAGCTGGCCGCGGGGCCCAAGCCGGTGTTCGGCCACGGTGCGCAGGTGCGATTGACCTCCGGCGCGGTGCTGCTGGGCTGTTATCACCCCAGCCAACAGAACATGTTCACCGGCCGGCTCACCCCGGCGATGCTCGATGATGTCTTCACCACAGCGGCCCGGATCGCGGGGAAAGAAACGGGGCCGCGGCGACGTTGA
- a CDS encoding nitroreductase family deazaflavin-dependent oxidoreductase has translation MPPWERYIGLPLLLLHDKLYKATDGRIGHTIPFGPKALILHTVGAKTGLARANALTYARDGEDYLVVASKGGEPKAPGWYHNLKANPQVEINVGPRRIPVTARAVFPGDPDFDRLWRIVNDMRGNKDRYIGYQKRTSRPIPVIVLSP, from the coding sequence ATGCCGCCATGGGAGCGATACATCGGGCTTCCGCTGCTGTTGTTGCACGACAAGCTGTACAAGGCCACCGACGGCCGGATCGGCCATACGATCCCCTTCGGCCCGAAGGCCCTGATCCTGCACACCGTCGGCGCCAAGACGGGACTGGCCCGGGCCAACGCGTTGACCTACGCCCGCGACGGCGAGGACTACCTGGTGGTGGCCTCCAAGGGCGGCGAGCCCAAGGCGCCCGGCTGGTATCACAATCTGAAGGCCAACCCGCAGGTCGAGATCAACGTCGGTCCGCGGCGCATTCCGGTGACGGCCAGGGCCGTGTTTCCCGGCGATCCCGATTTCGACCGGTTGTGGCGGATCGTCAACGACATGCGCGGCAACAAGGACCGCTATATCGGCTATCAGAAGCGCACATCGCGGCCCATCCCGGTGATCGTGCTGAGCCCCTAG
- a CDS encoding HIT family protein: MSCVFCAIVAGEAPAVRIHEDDDLLAILDIRPFTRGHTLVIPKTHSVDLTDTAPDTVAAMAALGQRIARAARRSGLHADGNNIAINDGKAAFQTVFHIHLHVVPRRAGDKLSFAKGMLVRRDPDREESGRLLRTALAELDAAEQD, translated from the coding sequence ATGTCCTGCGTGTTCTGCGCCATCGTCGCCGGTGAGGCGCCCGCCGTCCGCATCCACGAGGATGACGACCTGCTGGCGATCCTCGACATCCGCCCCTTCACCCGCGGCCACACCCTGGTGATCCCCAAGACCCACAGCGTCGATCTGACCGACACCGCGCCCGACACCGTCGCGGCGATGGCGGCACTGGGCCAGCGCATCGCCCGCGCCGCCAGGCGCTCCGGGCTGCACGCCGACGGCAACAACATCGCCATCAACGACGGCAAAGCGGCGTTCCAGACGGTGTTCCACATTCACCTGCATGTCGTGCCGCGCCGCGCCGGCGACAAACTGAGTTTCGCCAAGGGCATGCTGGTGCGCCGCGACCCCGACCGCGAGGAGTCCGGGCGATTGTTGCGCACCGCACTGGCGGAACTCGACGCGGCCGAGCAGGATTGA
- a CDS encoding LLM class flavin-dependent oxidoreductase has protein sequence MRLSVLDLVPVRTDQSTADAVAATVQVAQTADRLGFTRYWVAEHHNMPAVAATSPPVLLAYLANQTERIRLGSGGVMLPNHAPLAVAEQFALLEAMAPGRVDLGIGRAPGSDPVTSMALRGARAANDEDIERFPEYLDHVAALMSTGGARVGLSRGMLAQQDYTLKATPAAVGECTLWLLGSSMYSAHLAAAKGLPYVFANHFSGQGTAEALATYRAEFRPSPELSAPRTFLTVNASVADTAEEAHRLLLPNLQMMGRLRTGRPLGPLDLVEDAEATSVSAQEQLIIDSSVARTVVGDAAGAADQMRALAAEFDVDEVMVNPVASAFAGTAAGTAPARERTLELLAKELL, from the coding sequence ATGCGTCTATCTGTCCTGGACCTCGTTCCTGTCCGTACCGATCAGAGCACCGCCGACGCGGTGGCGGCGACCGTGCAGGTCGCCCAGACCGCCGACCGGTTGGGCTTCACCCGTTACTGGGTGGCCGAACACCACAACATGCCCGCCGTGGCGGCGACCAGCCCGCCGGTGCTGCTGGCCTATCTGGCCAACCAGACCGAGCGGATCCGGCTGGGGTCGGGTGGGGTGATGTTGCCCAACCATGCGCCGCTGGCGGTCGCCGAACAGTTCGCCCTGCTGGAGGCGATGGCCCCCGGCCGTGTCGACCTGGGCATCGGCCGAGCCCCGGGATCCGATCCGGTGACGTCGATGGCGCTGCGCGGGGCCCGTGCCGCCAACGACGAGGACATCGAGCGGTTTCCCGAGTACCTCGACCATGTTGCGGCGCTGATGAGTACCGGTGGTGCGCGGGTGGGACTGTCGCGGGGGATGCTGGCCCAGCAGGACTACACCCTGAAGGCGACGCCGGCCGCGGTCGGGGAGTGCACGTTGTGGCTGTTGGGTTCGTCGATGTATTCGGCGCACCTGGCCGCCGCCAAGGGGCTGCCCTATGTGTTCGCCAACCACTTCTCCGGTCAGGGGACCGCCGAGGCGCTGGCCACCTATCGTGCCGAATTCCGGCCCAGCCCGGAGCTTTCCGCGCCGCGGACCTTCCTGACCGTCAACGCGTCGGTGGCCGACACCGCCGAGGAGGCGCACCGGTTGCTGCTGCCGAACCTGCAGATGATGGGCCGATTGCGGACCGGCCGTCCGCTCGGGCCGCTGGACCTGGTCGAGGACGCCGAGGCCACTTCGGTATCGGCGCAGGAGCAGTTGATCATCGACTCGTCGGTGGCGCGAACCGTCGTCGGGGACGCCGCCGGCGCGGCCGATCAGATGCGGGCGCTGGCAGCGGAATTCGACGTCGACGAGGTGATGGTGAACCCCGTCGCATCGGCGTTCGCCGGCACCGCGGCAGGCACCGCGCCGGCCCGCGAGCGCACCCTGGAGCTACTGGCCAAGGAACTGCTCTAG
- a CDS encoding DNA-deoxyinosine glycosylase: protein MPSALSLEHRQYYGNPRNAFWRICADIYGFEPDAPYPHRAAALAGHGVAVWDVLKSCRRIGSLDSAIEPASMVANDIGALLTDHPGIGLLVFNGKAAERNHRRLVVGAPDLPTVQLPSTSPAHTMAYAEKLRHWRDALG from the coding sequence ATGCCCAGTGCACTGTCCCTTGAGCACCGGCAGTACTACGGCAATCCGCGCAACGCCTTCTGGCGGATCTGCGCCGACATCTACGGTTTCGAGCCGGACGCGCCCTACCCGCACCGCGCGGCGGCGCTGGCCGGGCACGGCGTCGCGGTGTGGGATGTGCTGAAGTCGTGCCGGCGGATCGGCAGCCTCGACTCGGCCATCGAGCCGGCCAGCATGGTGGCCAACGATATCGGCGCGCTGCTGACCGACCACCCCGGCATCGGCCTGCTGGTGTTCAACGGCAAGGCCGCCGAACGCAACCATCGCAGGTTGGTCGTCGGTGCGCCGGACCTGCCGACCGTGCAACTACCGTCAACCAGCCCGGCGCACACGATGGCCTATGCCGAGAAGTTGCGGCATTGGCGGGACGCGCTCGGCTGA